One genomic window of Aethina tumida isolate Nest 87 chromosome 3, icAetTumi1.1, whole genome shotgun sequence includes the following:
- the LOC109599867 gene encoding neutral ceramidase isoform X1, with protein sequence MIQLTHQGHHCSIRMSRGWKQLGLFAAVLVVCISRTEADYHIGVGRADCTGPSAEITFMGYAKTGQKGCGIHLRQFARAFILDDGETRAAFVTVDTCMGAHGLRRSVLDKLREKYGEMYTENNLILSGTHTHGTPGGFLMDLMFDLPNLGFSHETFNALVEGIVRAVVNAHENMVQGRIFVTSGEVLEANINRSPASYLYNPEEERAKYAYNVDKTLVQVRMVRSSDQKLIGAINWFAVHPTSMNNTNCLVTSDNVGYASLLLEQSVNKDLPGKGSFVGAFASTNLGDVSPNLKGPHCLDTGLPCDNVTSTCDGDAKKCVSFGPGKDMFESTEIIAKRLFGKASELLIDASAGEITGPIRYVHQFTDMPNEKAEIELEDGTIKEVQGCYPAMGYSFAAGTTDGPGEFDFTQATTSPNPFWNAIRDFIFPPTPEDVECQAPKPILIATGRIDKPYQWQPQIVVNQVVMIGNLVLVAVPGEFTTMSGRRMRDAVKEEVIKNGGQKDVTVVITGLSNVYTNYIATPEEYQLQRYEGASTIFGPHTFTIYKKIYKNLVSSLLQNKTVEPGPTPPDFSNRVWTLIKPVVFDSAGWFGTFGDCIKQPPATANIGDVVSVKFTAGHPRNDVMQEKTFLTVEKYEGDSWKVVATDASWETRFYWTRTNVLFGFSEVEVQWTIKENVEPGTYRIRHFGNYKYIFGGVYPYEGQTKKFTVKV encoded by the exons GATGTCGCGTGGGTGGAAGCAACTGGGGCTGTTCGCCGCCGTTTTGGTGGTCTGCATCTCGAGGACCGAGGCCGATTATCATATCGGGGTGGGAAGAGCCGACTGTACAGGACCTTCGGCCGAAATCACATTT ATGGGATACGCAAAAACGGGACAGAAAGGATGCGGCATACATCTGAGGCAATTCGCGAGAGCTTTCATACTAGACGATGGAGAGACTAGGGCCGCTTTCGTCACCGTCGACACGTGCATGGGTGCCCACGGCCTCAGAAGATCG GTTCTGGACAAGCTCAGGGAGAAGTACGGCGAAATGTACACGGAGAACAACCTGATTTTGAGTGGTACCCACACTCACGGAACTCCGGGTGGTTTTCTGATGGATCTGATGTTCGACCTGCCCAATTTGGGCTTCTCTCACGAAACATTCAATGCGCTGGTGGAGGGAATTGTAAGA GCGGTCGTCAATGCTCACGAGAATATGGTCCAGGGTAGGATATTCGTCACATCCGGTGAAGTATTGGAAGCCAACATCAATCGCAGTCCCGCCTCGTACTTGTACAATCCCGAAGAGGAACGTGCCAA ATACGCCTACAATGTGGACAAAACACTGGTTCAAGTACGGATGGTTCGATCGTCCGATCAGAAATTGATCGGGGCCATAAATTGGTTCGCCGTCCATCCTACGTCGATGAACAACACGAACTGTCTGGTCACATCCGACAACGTAGGATACGCCTCGCTGTTGCTCGAACAATCCGTCAACAAAGACTTGCCTGGAAAA GGCTCGTTCGTTGGGGCGTTTGCATCCACCAATCTGGGAGACGTGTCCCCTAATTTGAAAGGACCCCATTGCCTCGACACGGGTTTGCCTTGTGACAATGTGACCAGTACTTGCGACGGTGACGCCAAGAAATGCGTGTCCTTCGGACCAGGAAAGGATATGTTCGAAAGCACTGAAATTATTGCCAAGCGATTGTTCGGAAAGGCTTCG gaACTTTTAATTGACGCCAGTGCTGGAGAAATTACAGGTCCAATTCGTTACGTCCATCAGTTCACTGATATGCCAAATGAAAAAGCTGAGATTGAATTAGAAGATGGAACAATCAAGGAG GTACAAGGATGTTATCCGGCGATGGGCTATAGTTTCGCAGCTGGTACAACCGACGGACCTGGAGAGTTCGATTTTACGCAGGCCACAACCTCACCGAATCCATTCTGGAACGCCATTAGAGACTTTATTTTCCCACCGACACCTGAGGACGTCGAATGCCAAGCTCCTAAACCGATTTTAATAGCCACCGGGAga ATTGATAAGCCATACCAGTGGCAACCGCAGATTGTCGTCAATCAAGTCGTGATGATTGGTAATTTGGTTTTGGTGGCCGTTCCCGGTGAATTCACCACCATGTCTGGCAGACGAATGAGGGACGCCGTAAAGGAAGAGGTTATTAAAAACGGCGGTCAGAAAGACGTTACCGTTGTCATCACCGGACTGAGTAATGTCTACACTAATTATATCGCCACGCCGGAAGAATATCAG CTGCAACGCTACGAAGGTGCCTCGACCATTTTCGGACCTCACACTTTCACGATCTACAAAAAGATTTACAAAAATCTAGTTTCATCGTTACTGCAG AACAAAACGGTGGAACCCGGACCGACGCCTCCGGACTTCTCCAACAGAGTGTGGACTTTGATTAAGCCCGTGGTTTTCGATTCGGCCGGTTGGTTCGGCACTTTCGGCGACTGCATCAAACAACCACCGGCGACGGCCAACATTGGCGACGTTGTGTCCGTCAAATTT ACTGCCGGTCATCCCAGGAACGATGTCATGCAAGAGAAAACTTTCCTGACTGTTGAGAAGTACGAGGGGGACAGCTGGAAAGTTGTTGCAACCGATGCCAGTTGGGAAACGAG ATTCTACTGGACCAGAACCAACGTCCTGTTCGGATTTAGCGAAGTGGAAGTCCAATGGACCATTAAAGAAAATGTCGAACCAGGAACTTATCGGATACGACACTTtggaaactataaatatatattcggcGGAGTTTATCCTTACGAAGGTCAAACTAAGAAATTTACTGTGAAAGTGTGA
- the LOC109599862 gene encoding uncharacterized protein LOC109599862: MSWKMDDKVRKFKVIDPFTTVKKFGTRNNPTGMTDIHIRDSNPIYNLEFLTIKCENTTKYLRRKRKEYKELIRELDGEYKIFEECENAFVKQFKKYDNFVQLNKEKQKRLKERSRVEEANFKKYSALVDILTVQCDKMAEVKEKLENQLQRHKVYELFFKKVAKMYGMNNIEIMHRFYLLLQLRKEHDDLCYNRHLEIIKVKQELKKYVEQRRNEIMGLNYIMSTTIEKHARIKHKIIEWENLIQDILSYTTERESLYCGTKMQLGTLFEHVVNTSFDKSKVASAEQTYIEEARVNIATQLDIIKLQLLIRSQAIKLLKTVRSSIRKSTASILG, from the coding sequence ATGAGTTGGAAAATGGATGATAAAGTGAGAAAATTCAAAGTGATAGATCCATTTACGACGGTCAAAAAATTTGGGACCAGGAATAATCCGACGGGAATGACGGACATCCACATAAGAGATTCCAATCCGATCTACAATCTCGAATTTCTGACGATAAAGTGCGAGAACACGACGAAATATTTACGAAGAAAACGGAAGGAGTACAAGGAATTGATTAGAGAACTCGATGGAGAATACAAAATTTTCGAGGAGTGTGAAAACGCGTTTGTGAAACAGTTCAAGAAATACGACAACTTCGTGCAACTCAACAAAGAGAAGCAAAAAAGGTTGAAAGAACGAAGTCGCGTGGAGGaggctaattttaaaaaatacagcgCATTAGTCGACATACTAACTGTGCAATGCGACAAAATGGCCGAGGTCaaagaaaaattggaaaaccAACTTCAGCGTCACAAAGTGTACGAACTGTTCTTCAAAAAGGTTGCGAAAATGTATGGAATGAACAATATTGAGATCATGCAcagattttatttgttgttgcaACTGAGAAAAGAACACGACGATCTTTGTTACAACAGACACctggaaattataaaagtgaaacaggaacttaaaaaatatgtagaacAGAGACGTAATGAAATTATGGgtctaaattacataatgtCAACTACCATTGAAAAACATGCGAGgattaagcacaaaattataGAATGGGAGAACCTGATTCAAGACATCCTTTCGTATACGACAGAACGAGAATCACTGTACTGCGGAACAAAAATGCAACTTGGCACTCTGTTTGAACATGTCGTTAACACTTCCTTCGATAAGTCGAAAGTAGCTAGTGCTGAGCAAACGTATATAGAAGAAGCGAGGGTAAATATTGCTACACAATTGGACATCATCAAGCTTCAACTTCTGATACGAAGTCaagctattaaattattaaaaacagtgCGTTCTTCTATTAGGAAATCTACCGCATCAATATTGGGGTAG
- the LOC109599868 gene encoding aspartate aminotransferase, cytoplasmic, with amino-acid sequence MDLESTDNGGKELHDATSGQEVSERSSSIFRDVTYMPIMRSIDVLWLHDRNQNKIDLTSTFLRRSGFDMAQLSAVEYAHKYLRNKEIVENDYLSPFGLPDFIRCATNLLLGYDSPAIMENRFLAIQTPSGTMAMRLAAEYLLKFRDIKNVYISSHTAHFSKHTFKQTGFTNIQIYRYWNTKKMKFDFDYFVEDISKAEKNSAIIFQSCGFDGCDPSKHEWSRIAQLLKEKGIFPIFSCGWQGFITGDLDMDVWSVRYFVENNIEMICIQQFGRNFALYSENVGCLSLILPHQSQIMSTKLQLYLLVLSLYNTPSSHSASVVAYVLSNFCLKNEWIRSFQQITKRIKIMRNLLRSLIELYEVPGDWSMLTEQRGWFTYTNFTAKQILYLREVHHVYLVKNGTMCMAGINPLNVEYIARALGDTFRTCLKD; translated from the exons ATGGATTTGGAGTCAACAGATAACGGGGGGAAGGAATTACACGATGCAACATCGGGTCAGGAAGTGTCCGAACGTTCCAGCTCCATATTCAGGGACGTCACATACATGCCGATCATGCGATCAATCGACGTTCTTTGGCTGCACGACAGAAACCAGAACAAAATTGATTTGACCAGCACGTTCCTGCGGCGATCCGGATTCGACATGGCCCAACTGTCGGCCGTCGAATACGCACACAAGTACTTACGCAACAAGGAAATCGTCGAAAACGACTACCTCAGTCCTTTCGGACTTCCCGACTTCATTCGGTGTGCCACTAATTTACTATTgg GCTATGACAGTCCAGCCATAATGGAGAACAGATTTCTGGCCATCCAGACGCCATCAGGCACAATGGCAATGAGACTGGCTGCCGAGTATTTACTGAAATTTCgagacattaaaaatgtttacatttcAAGTCACACCGCCCATTTCAGTAAGCACACTTTCAAACAAACGGGCTTTACAAATATCCAAATCTACAGATATTGGAACaccaaaaaaatgaaatttgactttgattattttgtgGAAGATATTAGCAAGGCTGAAAAGAACTCGGCGATTATTTTTCAGTCGTGTGGGTTCGATGGATGTGATCCTTCGAAACATGAATGGAGTCGCATTGCGCAGTTGCTGAAGGAAAAGGGAATATTCCCAATATTCTCTTGTGGTTGGCAAGGCTTTATAACCG gtGACTTGGACATGGACGTGTGGTCAGTCCGGTACTTCGTTGAGAACAACATCGAAATGATTTGCATCCAACAGTTTGGTAGAAACTTCGCCCTTTACAGCGAAAACGTCGGATGTCTATCGTTAATACTCCCCCACCAAAGTCAAATCATGTCGACCAAACTTCAACTCTACCTCCTCGTCCTAAGTTTATACAACACACCGTCGAGCCACAGTGCCTCCGTGGTGGCCTACGTGTTGAGTAACTTTTGCCTGAAAAACGAATGGATACGGTCGTTTCAGCAAATCACCAAACGAATCAAAATCATGCGCAACCTTCTCAGGTCGCTAATCGAATTGTACGAGGTGCCCGGCGATTGGTCCATGCTGACGGAACAAAGGGGATGGTTCACCTATACAAATTTCACTGCCAAGCAAATATTGTACCTGCGGGAGGTGCATCACGTGTACCTAGTCAAGAATGGAACCATGTGCATGGCGGGGATCAATCCGCTGAACGTCGAATACATTGCTCGTGCACTCGGGGACACTTTCAGAACGTGTCTTAAAGATTGA
- the LOC109599867 gene encoding neutral ceramidase isoform X2: MSRGWKQLGLFAAVLVVCISRTEADYHIGVGRADCTGPSAEITFMGYAKTGQKGCGIHLRQFARAFILDDGETRAAFVTVDTCMGAHGLRRSVLDKLREKYGEMYTENNLILSGTHTHGTPGGFLMDLMFDLPNLGFSHETFNALVEGIVRAVVNAHENMVQGRIFVTSGEVLEANINRSPASYLYNPEEERAKYAYNVDKTLVQVRMVRSSDQKLIGAINWFAVHPTSMNNTNCLVTSDNVGYASLLLEQSVNKDLPGKGSFVGAFASTNLGDVSPNLKGPHCLDTGLPCDNVTSTCDGDAKKCVSFGPGKDMFESTEIIAKRLFGKASELLIDASAGEITGPIRYVHQFTDMPNEKAEIELEDGTIKEVQGCYPAMGYSFAAGTTDGPGEFDFTQATTSPNPFWNAIRDFIFPPTPEDVECQAPKPILIATGRIDKPYQWQPQIVVNQVVMIGNLVLVAVPGEFTTMSGRRMRDAVKEEVIKNGGQKDVTVVITGLSNVYTNYIATPEEYQLQRYEGASTIFGPHTFTIYKKIYKNLVSSLLQNKTVEPGPTPPDFSNRVWTLIKPVVFDSAGWFGTFGDCIKQPPATANIGDVVSVKFTAGHPRNDVMQEKTFLTVEKYEGDSWKVVATDASWETRFYWTRTNVLFGFSEVEVQWTIKENVEPGTYRIRHFGNYKYIFGGVYPYEGQTKKFTVKV; the protein is encoded by the exons ATGTCGCGTGGGTGGAAGCAACTGGGGCTGTTCGCCGCCGTTTTGGTGGTCTGCATCTCGAGGACCGAGGCCGATTATCATATCGGGGTGGGAAGAGCCGACTGTACAGGACCTTCGGCCGAAATCACATTT ATGGGATACGCAAAAACGGGACAGAAAGGATGCGGCATACATCTGAGGCAATTCGCGAGAGCTTTCATACTAGACGATGGAGAGACTAGGGCCGCTTTCGTCACCGTCGACACGTGCATGGGTGCCCACGGCCTCAGAAGATCG GTTCTGGACAAGCTCAGGGAGAAGTACGGCGAAATGTACACGGAGAACAACCTGATTTTGAGTGGTACCCACACTCACGGAACTCCGGGTGGTTTTCTGATGGATCTGATGTTCGACCTGCCCAATTTGGGCTTCTCTCACGAAACATTCAATGCGCTGGTGGAGGGAATTGTAAGA GCGGTCGTCAATGCTCACGAGAATATGGTCCAGGGTAGGATATTCGTCACATCCGGTGAAGTATTGGAAGCCAACATCAATCGCAGTCCCGCCTCGTACTTGTACAATCCCGAAGAGGAACGTGCCAA ATACGCCTACAATGTGGACAAAACACTGGTTCAAGTACGGATGGTTCGATCGTCCGATCAGAAATTGATCGGGGCCATAAATTGGTTCGCCGTCCATCCTACGTCGATGAACAACACGAACTGTCTGGTCACATCCGACAACGTAGGATACGCCTCGCTGTTGCTCGAACAATCCGTCAACAAAGACTTGCCTGGAAAA GGCTCGTTCGTTGGGGCGTTTGCATCCACCAATCTGGGAGACGTGTCCCCTAATTTGAAAGGACCCCATTGCCTCGACACGGGTTTGCCTTGTGACAATGTGACCAGTACTTGCGACGGTGACGCCAAGAAATGCGTGTCCTTCGGACCAGGAAAGGATATGTTCGAAAGCACTGAAATTATTGCCAAGCGATTGTTCGGAAAGGCTTCG gaACTTTTAATTGACGCCAGTGCTGGAGAAATTACAGGTCCAATTCGTTACGTCCATCAGTTCACTGATATGCCAAATGAAAAAGCTGAGATTGAATTAGAAGATGGAACAATCAAGGAG GTACAAGGATGTTATCCGGCGATGGGCTATAGTTTCGCAGCTGGTACAACCGACGGACCTGGAGAGTTCGATTTTACGCAGGCCACAACCTCACCGAATCCATTCTGGAACGCCATTAGAGACTTTATTTTCCCACCGACACCTGAGGACGTCGAATGCCAAGCTCCTAAACCGATTTTAATAGCCACCGGGAga ATTGATAAGCCATACCAGTGGCAACCGCAGATTGTCGTCAATCAAGTCGTGATGATTGGTAATTTGGTTTTGGTGGCCGTTCCCGGTGAATTCACCACCATGTCTGGCAGACGAATGAGGGACGCCGTAAAGGAAGAGGTTATTAAAAACGGCGGTCAGAAAGACGTTACCGTTGTCATCACCGGACTGAGTAATGTCTACACTAATTATATCGCCACGCCGGAAGAATATCAG CTGCAACGCTACGAAGGTGCCTCGACCATTTTCGGACCTCACACTTTCACGATCTACAAAAAGATTTACAAAAATCTAGTTTCATCGTTACTGCAG AACAAAACGGTGGAACCCGGACCGACGCCTCCGGACTTCTCCAACAGAGTGTGGACTTTGATTAAGCCCGTGGTTTTCGATTCGGCCGGTTGGTTCGGCACTTTCGGCGACTGCATCAAACAACCACCGGCGACGGCCAACATTGGCGACGTTGTGTCCGTCAAATTT ACTGCCGGTCATCCCAGGAACGATGTCATGCAAGAGAAAACTTTCCTGACTGTTGAGAAGTACGAGGGGGACAGCTGGAAAGTTGTTGCAACCGATGCCAGTTGGGAAACGAG ATTCTACTGGACCAGAACCAACGTCCTGTTCGGATTTAGCGAAGTGGAAGTCCAATGGACCATTAAAGAAAATGTCGAACCAGGAACTTATCGGATACGACACTTtggaaactataaatatatattcggcGGAGTTTATCCTTACGAAGGTCAAACTAAGAAATTTACTGTGAAAGTGTGA